The genomic stretch CTTTTGCTAAAGAATATAGAGAAAGAGTTTTTCATCGTTTTCTCAGAGAATATGCCCTAGGTTATACCCCTAACCCAGATATTCTTTGTAACCGAGAAATCAAATTTGACCTTTTACAAAGGAAAGTCCGCGAGTTTGGCGGAGATTACCTGGCTACAGGGCACTACTGCCGATTAAATACAGATTTTCGCGGACCTCAACTATTGAGAGGTCTTGATTCTCAAAAAGATCAGAGTTATTTCTTATCAGGGACTCCCAAAGAGGCTCTTTTCAATGTGCTTTTTCCTCTGGGAGAAATGAACAAGAGTGAAGTTCGTGCGATTGCGGCTAACGCGGCTCTTCCAACAGCAGAAAAAAAAGACAGTACGGGAATTTGCTTCATTGGGAAGCGTCCTTTTAAAGATTTTCTAGAGAAGTTCATTCCCAATAAAATTGGTAACATTGTCGATTGGGATACCAAGGAAGTTATAGGAAAACACGAGGGAGCTCACTATTATACCATAGGGCAGCGGCGAGGGCTTGATCTTGGAGGATCTGCAAAACCCTGCTATGTTATAGGAAAAAGTATAGAGGAAAATATTGTTTATATTGTGAGAGGGGAAGATCATCCCCAACTTTACCTTCAGGAATTAACAGCCAGAGAGCTCAATTGGTTTATTCTCCCTAAGTTGGGATGTCGCTGCAGTGCTAAAGTTCGCTATCGTTCTCCTGACGAAGAATGCGTTATAGAATATATTTCAGATGACGAAGTCAGGGTGCGCTTTTTACAACCCGTCAAGGCAGTGACTCCAGGACAAACAATAGCGTTTTATCAGCGAGAGCTCTGCCTTGGCAGTGGAGTGATCGACGTCCCTAGGATTCCATCCCAGGACTAGGGATCGCAGCTTCTTTGGGCTCTTGCTCCTCTTCTTCCCTTTCGAATGTAACACGGTTTTCGACTAAGGTCGCGCGTAGCTTGCGAGCTTCTTGACGGCAGGACTCTTTAAGCAGTAGCTCTGCTAGAGGATCTTCAAGGTATTGCTCAATGACACGACGTAAAGGACGCGCTCCCATTTCTGGAGAATGTCCCTTCGTGACCAGGAAGGAAATCACAGAGTCAGGGATATTAAGAGCCATTTGGTAATTTTTAAGTCTTGAGTCAAGCTTATTGATTTCCAAATGGATAATCTCTGATAGGGATTCTTTTTCTAAGGGACGGAAAATCACACTTTCATCCAAACGGTTAATAAACTCAGGCTTTAAGTGCTTTTTCATAGCATTTTCGATTTTTTCTTGGATAACCTTATAATCCATATGAGACTTTAGGCCAAAACCGATTTCTCCACTTTTGCGAATGAGATCTGCTCCCAAATTGGAGGTCATGATAATGATCGCATGACGGAAATCCACCTTACGACCAAAAGAATCTGTAAGACGTCCTTGTTCTAAAATTTGCAACATCAGGTCCATAATGTCGGGGTGAGCCTTTTCTATCTCATCAAAGAGGACCACACAGTAAGGACGACGACGGACTTGCTCAGTAAGATGACCCCCTTCTTCATGACCTACATATCCTGGAGGCGATCCCATCATCTTAGTGGCAGCAAATTTTTCCATGTATTCCGACATGTCCACCTGAATGAGAGCATCCTCACCACCAAACATCTCTATAGCAATTTGCTGAGCGAGCAGGCTTTTACCTACGCCTGTAGGCCCAAGAAATAGGAAGGAACCCGTAGGTCTGTTAGGATCTTTGATTCCTGTTCGAGAGCGTCGGATGGCGCGGCAGATGCTGGTAACCGCATCGTTCTGACCAATCACTTTTCTCCTTAACGTGTCTTCTAATTTCAGGAGCTTTTCACTTTCGGCTTCTGTAAGCCTTGCTGATGGGATTCCTGTTTGCAGCGAAACTACTTGAGCTACTGCTTCCTCATCTACAGGAACCTGGTGCTCTTCCTTATGATTTTCCCATTCCTGCTTCATACTTTGCAGACGTTCACGAAGTTTCTTCTCTTCATCACGTAAGCCTGCGGCTTTTTCGTATTCTTGGGTGCCAATTGCCTGTTCTTTGGCCAATTTTGTATTTTCGATTTCTGCTTCTAGCTTCATTAAATCTGTGGGCTGACCCATAGTGTTCACACGGACACGAGCGCCCGCTTCATCTAAAAGATCAATCGCCTTATCTGGAAGGAAACGTCCATGAACATATTGATCTGAAAGAGTAGCAGCCGCTTTTAAAGCCTCTTCTGTAATAAAGACATTGTGGTGTTCTTCATATTTTTTCTTCAGACCACGTAAAATCTCAATAGTCTCATCCACACTAGGAGGATGAACGACAATTTTTTGGAAACGACGTTCTAGAGCAGCGTCTTTTTCTATGTGCTTGCGATACTCATCTATGGTAGTCGCGCCAATACATTGAATTTCACCCCGGGCTAGCGCAGGTTTTAAAATGTTAGAAGCATCTATGGCTCCTTCGGCGGCTCCTGCTCCTACAATCGTGTGGAGCTCATCAATGAAGAGCAAGATGTTTCCATGCTTGCGAACCTCATCCATGACAGCTTTAATCCGCTCCTCAAATTGCCCCCGGTATTTTGTTCCCGCAATCATCAAAGCAAGATCCAAGGTAATCAATCGCTTTTTGCGCAACGCATCAGGAACTTCATTGAGAATAATCTTTTGAGCAAGACCCTCAACAATCGCAGTCTTACCAACTCCCGCTTCTCCAATAAGCACAGGATTGTTTTTTCTTCTTCGACAAAGAATCAAAATTAACCGCTCAACTTCCGAGGAACGACCGATGACAGGATCGAGCTTGGATTCTCTGAACATCTCCGTTAAATCATAACCGTATGCTTTTAAAGCAGAAAGCTTCTCGCTTTTGTCGGAACCTAGGCTATGGCCTAACGAGGATTTCGAAGAAGAGGGGTTGCTTCGAGAGGATGATGAGGAAGAAGAAGGAGGAAGCTGTAGATTGAAGGTCTCTAATTCTTTAAGAATTTCCTTACGAATCTCTCTTGGATCAATGTGTAAATTTTCTAATACTTGGAGAGCCACGCTATCTGTTTGGTGCAAGATCCCTAAGAGCAAATGCTCGGTCCCTACATAATTGTGCTCTAGGAGGCTGGCTTCTTCATTTGCTGATTCAAAAGATTTTTTTACTCTCCCTGTAAGGGCGGGATCTCCGTAGACTTGGATTTCTGGACCATAACCAATCAGACGTTCGACTTCTTGTCTTGCTGTATCAAAATCTATCCCGAGGTTGCGTAACACATTAACAGCTACCCCTTGGCCGAGTTTGAGCAGGCCAAGTAGGATGTGTTCGGTGCCCAGATAGTTATGATTTAAACGCTGAGCCTCCTTTTTGGCCAATTTAATGACTTGCTTTGCTCTATTAGTAAACTTCTCAAACATAAAAACCTAAAAGACAGGGGTAGAACTTTCCTTAAGCATATACGAAATTTAAAATAATGATGCAACTCTTCGCTCTAAACCAAAAAAATTCGTAGAATTACTCTGAATTTAAGGGAAAGTTATGCACAAACTTTTACATATGATACAATAATTAGCCTCTTTTGAAATAGTCTTAGTTAGTTTTTATGTTCGTTATATGAAAGTTCGTATCGTAGATTCAGGAAAATCTTCAGCAGCCTCCCATATGGCTAAAGACCGAGATATGTTGCAGGATCTTAAAGAGGGTGAGCTAATTTTACATCTCTCTAGCTTCATTAAATCTGTGGGCTGACCCATAGTGTTCACACGGACACGAGCGCCCGCTTCATCTAAAAGATCAATCGCCTTATCTGGAAGGAAACGTCCATGAACATATTGATCTGAAAGAGTAGCAGCCGCTTTTAAAGCCTCTTCTGTAATAAAGACATTGTGGTGTTCTTCATATTTTTTCTTCAGACCACGTAAAATCTCAATAGTCTCATCCACACTAGGAGGATGAACGACAATTTTTTGGAAACGACGTTCTAGAGCAGCGTCTTTTTCTATGTGCTTGCGATACTCATCTATGGTAGTCGCGCCAATACATTGAATTTCACCCCGGGCTAGCGCAGGTTTTAAAATGTTAGAAGCATCTATGGCTCCTTCGGCGGCTCCTGCTCCTACAATCGTGTGGAGCTCATCAATGAAGAGCAAGATGTTTCCATGCTTGCGAACCTCATCCATGACAGCTTTAATCCGCTCCTCAAATTGCCCCCGGTATTTTGTTCCCGCAATCATCAAAGCAAGATCCAAGGTAATCAATCGCTTTTTGCGCAACGCATCAGGAACTTCATTGAGAATAATCTTTTGAGCAAGACCCTCAACAATCGCAGTCTTACCAACTCCCGCTTCTCCAATAAGCACAGGATTGTTTTTTCTTCTTCGACAAAGAATCAAAATTAACCGCTCAACTTCCGAGGAACGACCGATGACAGGATCGAGCTTGGATTCTCTGAACATCTCCGTTAAATCATAACCGTATGCTTTTAAAGCAGAAAGCTTCTCGCTTTTGTCGGAACCTAGGCTATGGCCTAACGAGGATTTCGAAGAAGAGGGGTTGCTTCGAGAGGATGATGAGGAAGAAGAAGGAGGAAGCTGTAGATTGAAGGTCTCTAATTCTTTAAGAATTTCCTTACGAATCTCTCTTGGATCAATGTGTAAATTTTCTAATACTTGGAGAGCCACGCTATCTGTTTGGTGCAAGATCCCTAAGAGCAAATGCTCGGTCCCTACATAATTGTGCTCTAGGAGGCTGGCTTCTTCATTTGCTGATTCAAAAGATTTTTTTACTCTCCCTGTAAGGGCGGGATCTCCGTAGACTTGGATTTCTGGACCATAACCAATCAGACGTTCGACTTCTTGTCTTGCTGTATCAAAATCTATCCCGAGGTTGCGTAACACATTAACAGCTACCCCTTGGCCGAGTTTGAGCAGGCCAAGTAGGATGTGTTCGGTGCCCAGATAGTTATGATTTAAACGCTGAGCCTCCTTTTTGGCCAATTTAATGACTTGCTTTGCTCTATTAGTAAACTTCTCAAACATAAAAACCTAAAAGACAGGGGTAGAACTTTCCTTAAGCATATACGAAATTTAAAATAATGATGCAACTCTTCGCTCTAAACCAAAAAAATTCGTAGAATTACTCTGAATTTAAGGGAAAGTTATGCACAAACTTTTACATATGATACAATAATTAGCCTCTTTTGAA from Candidatus Chlamydia corallus encodes the following:
- a CDS encoding ATP-dependent Clp protease ATP-binding subunit produces the protein MFEKFTNRAKQVIKLAKKEAQRLNHNYLGTEHILLGLLKLGQGVAVNVLRNLGIDFDTARQEVERLIGYGPEIQVYGDPALTGRVKKSFESANEEASLLEHNYVGTEHLLLGILHQTDSVALQVLENLHIDPREIRKEILKELETFNLQLPPSSSSSSSRSNPSSSKSSLGHSLGSDKSEKLSALKAYGYDLTEMFRESKLDPVIGRSSEVERLILILCRRRKNNPVLIGEAGVGKTAIVEGLAQKIILNEVPDALRKKRLITLDLALMIAGTKYRGQFEERIKAVMDEVRKHGNILLFIDELHTIVGAGAAEGAIDASNILKPALARGEIQCIGATTIDEYRKHIEKDAALERRFQKIVVHPPSVDETIEILRGLKKKYEEHHNVFITEEALKAAATLSDQYVHGRFLPDKAIDLLDEAGARVRVNTMGQPTDLMKLEAEIENTKLAKEQAIGTQEYEKAAGLRDEEKKLRERLQSMKQEWENHKEEHQVPVDEEAVAQVVSLQTGIPSARLTEAESEKLLKLEDTLRRKVIGQNDAVTSICRAIRRSRTGIKDPNRPTGSFLFLGPTGVGKSLLAQQIAIEMFGGEDALIQVDMSEYMEKFAATKMMGSPPGYVGHEEGGHLTEQVRRRPYCVVLFDEIEKAHPDIMDLMLQILEQGRLTDSFGRKVDFRHAIIIMTSNLGADLIRKSGEIGFGLKSHMDYKVIQEKIENAMKKHLKPEFINRLDESVIFRPLEKESLSEIIHLEINKLDSRLKNYQMALNIPDSVISFLVTKGHSPEMGARPLRRVIEQYLEDPLAELLLKESCRQEARKLRATLVENRVTFEREEEEQEPKEAAIPSPGMES